In a genomic window of Pelecanus crispus isolate bPelCri1 chromosome 1, bPelCri1.pri, whole genome shotgun sequence:
- the DYNLT3 gene encoding dynein light chain Tctex-type 3 isoform X1 gives MEEFRPHNDEMIFNADEAHNIVKECIESVLGKADYNHNKVNQWTAAIVEQSLTHLVKLGKTYKYIVTCAVMQRSGAGLHTASSCFWDTTTDGTCTVRWENRTMNCIVNVFAVAIIL, from the exons ATGGAGGAGTTTCGCCCCCACAACGACGAG atGATCTTCAATGCTGATGAGGCGCACAACATCGTTAAGGAG TGCATAGAAAGTGTTTTAGGCAAGGCAGATTATAATCACAACAAAGTCAACCAGTGGACTGCTGCTATAGTAGAACAGTCGCTGACACATCTGGTAAAACTTGGAAAAACATACAAGTACATCG TAACCTGTGCAGTGATGCAGAGGAGTGGAGCTGGTCTTCACACAGCAAGCTCGTGCTTCTGGGATACCACAACTGATG GAACCTGCACAGTGAGATGGGAAAACCGAACAATGAACTGCATTGTCAATGTGTTTGCTGTTGCTATTATCCTGTAG
- the DYNLT3 gene encoding dynein light chain Tctex-type 3 isoform X2 gives MEEFRPHNDEMIFNADEAHNIVKECIESVLGKADYNHNKVNQWTAAIVEQSLTHLVKLGKTYKYIGQSRNAACYWSVDSESSQPVLLGNNSHQA, from the exons ATGGAGGAGTTTCGCCCCCACAACGACGAG atGATCTTCAATGCTGATGAGGCGCACAACATCGTTAAGGAG TGCATAGAAAGTGTTTTAGGCAAGGCAGATTATAATCACAACAAAGTCAACCAGTGGACTGCTGCTATAGTAGAACAGTCGCTGACACATCTGGTAAAACTTGGAAAAACATACAAGTACATCG GTCAGTCTAGAAATGCTGCATGTTACTGGAGTGTGGATTCAGAGAGCAGTCAACCAGTACTTTTGGGGAACAACTCTCATCAAGCGTGA